In Apis cerana isolate GH-2021 linkage group LG5, AcerK_1.0, whole genome shotgun sequence, a single genomic region encodes these proteins:
- the LOC107994237 gene encoding flavin reductase (NADPH) isoform X2 — protein MNRIVIFGATGNTGLCALNSAVNKGPTTILSTGMKNIIDAMKMHNVEVVSVCLSAFLFYKPEAVPNIFKDLNADHQRMFDLLKESQLKWIAVLPPHIADVPNSKYIVKHDESPGRAISKHDLGAFLIESLQQTEHYQKICGIANIA, from the exons ATGAATCGAATAGTGATATTTGGAGCTACGGGAAATACAGGATTATGTGCTTTAAATAGTGCTGTAAATAAgg gtcCAACTACAATATTGTCTACtggtatgaaaaatataatagatgcTATGAAAATGCACAATGTAGAAGTAGTATCTGTTTGTTTATCtg catttttattttataaacctGAAGCAGTgcctaatatatttaaagatttaaatgcaGATCACCAACGTATGTTTGACCTTCTTAAAGAAAGTCAATTAAAATGGATTGCAGTATTACCACCTCATATTGCAg ATGTaccaaattcaaaatatatagtgAAACATGATGAATCTCCAGGTCGAGCTATTTCCAAACATGATTTAGGtgcttttcttattgaaagtCTTCAACAAACAGaacattatcaaaaaatttgtgGTATTGCTAACATtgcataa
- the LOC107994238 gene encoding N-alpha-acetyltransferase 80 isoform X2, translating to MTTIDKEYKIIPLHKRPDLIPDCCTLLNSEWPRSETARLKFLNVSCDEFPTCLILVDKEDRVLGHCKISLIPRLRHSCFIQSVIIDYQCRSQGLGSKLLRGAEEHVAKKGIKNVYLITKAFTKAKLKEKSTQCCGPPPPPMPNFQMPKFYDLGVITHRTHMVKKLSLQ from the exons ATGACCACTATTGAcaaggaatataaaataataccacTTCATAAAAGACCAGATTTAATTCCAGATTGTTGTACATTATTGAATTCTGAATGGCCAAGAAGTGAAACTGCacg gttaaaatttttgaatgtatCATGTGATGAATTTCCCACATGTCTTATATTAGTTGACAAAGAAGATAGAGTACTTGGTcattgtaaaatatctttgatacCTAGATTACGTCACAGTTGTTTTATACAATcag TAATAATTGACTACCAGTGTAGATCTCAAGGACTTGGATCTAAATTATTACGTGGAGCTGAAGAACATGTagcaaaaaaaggaattaaaaatgtatatttaataactaaag CATTTACTAAAGCAAAACTTAAGGAGAAAAGTACACAGTGTTGTGGTCCACCACCACCTCCAATGCCAAATTTTCAAATGCCAAAGTTTTATGATTTAGGTGTTATAACACACAGAACACAtatggtaaaaaaattatcattacaatag
- the LOC107994237 gene encoding flavin reductase (NADPH) isoform X1 → MNRIVIFGATGNTGLCALNSAVNKGLNVKVFVRDENKVPMNLKNKIEIIIGDVTNKEQVSNAISNTDAVVVVLGTRNDLSPTTILSTGMKNIIDAMKMHNVEVVSVCLSAFLFYKPEAVPNIFKDLNADHQRMFDLLKESQLKWIAVLPPHIADVPNSKYIVKHDESPGRAISKHDLGAFLIESLQQTEHYQKICGIANIA, encoded by the exons ATGAATCGAATAGTGATATTTGGAGCTACGGGAAATACAGGATTATGTGCTTTAAATAGTGCTGTAAATAAgg gaTTAAATGTAAAGGTATTTGTGAGAGATGAAAACAAAGTtccaatgaatttaaaaaataaaattgaaataattattgggGATGTTACTAACAAAGAACAAGTTTCAAATGCAATATCTAATACAGATGCAGTGGTTGTTGTGCTTGGTACACGAAATGATTTaa gtcCAACTACAATATTGTCTACtggtatgaaaaatataatagatgcTATGAAAATGCACAATGTAGAAGTAGTATCTGTTTGTTTATCtg catttttattttataaacctGAAGCAGTgcctaatatatttaaagatttaaatgcaGATCACCAACGTATGTTTGACCTTCTTAAAGAAAGTCAATTAAAATGGATTGCAGTATTACCACCTCATATTGCAg ATGTaccaaattcaaaatatatagtgAAACATGATGAATCTCCAGGTCGAGCTATTTCCAAACATGATTTAGGtgcttttcttattgaaagtCTTCAACAAACAGaacattatcaaaaaatttgtgGTATTGCTAACATtgcataa
- the LOC107994238 gene encoding N-alpha-acetyltransferase 80 isoform X1, translated as MTTIDKEYKIIPLHKRPDLIPDCCTLLNSEWPRSETARLKFLNVSCDEFPTCLILVDKEDRVLGHCKISLIPRLRHSCFIQSVIIDYQCRSQGLGSKLLRGAEEHVAKKGIKNVYLITKGQEVFYFKNGYKTCDPFKASGINDVVYSSAAFTKAKLKEKSTQCCGPPPPPMPNFQMPKFYDLGVITHRTHMVKKLSLQ; from the exons ATGACCACTATTGAcaaggaatataaaataataccacTTCATAAAAGACCAGATTTAATTCCAGATTGTTGTACATTATTGAATTCTGAATGGCCAAGAAGTGAAACTGCacg gttaaaatttttgaatgtatCATGTGATGAATTTCCCACATGTCTTATATTAGTTGACAAAGAAGATAGAGTACTTGGTcattgtaaaatatctttgatacCTAGATTACGTCACAGTTGTTTTATACAATcag TAATAATTGACTACCAGTGTAGATCTCAAGGACTTGGATCTAAATTATTACGTGGAGCTGAAGAACATGTagcaaaaaaaggaattaaaaatgtatatttaataactaaagGTCAAGaagttttttactttaaaaatggTTATAAAACCTGTGATCCATTTAAAGCATCAGGAATTAATGATGTTGTATATTCTAGTGCAGCATTTACTAAAGCAAAACTTAAGGAGAAAAGTACACAGTGTTGTGGTCCACCACCACCTCCAATGCCAAATTTTCAAATGCCAAAGTTTTATGATTTAGGTGTTATAACACACAGAACACAtatggtaaaaaaattatcattacaatag